The Brevinematales bacterium region CCCTCGCGCTGAACAATATCCTGCAGGGCGTGAAGGATCACCCGTTCCCCGATAAGAAGGTATTCAACCTGTTCTCGGTCATCCAGAGCTACGGCGCGGTCTCGACCTTCCTCAACCTGATCCGTTTCGACCCCCAGTTCCGCCTGATTCTGCTGGACGCCGTGGCGGAGAGCGACTATCTGACAGGGATACTCGGCGAATTCCCCGGCATCCTCGACCTGTTTATCGACCCGGAGGCTCTCGAGACCACCGAGGACCTCCCGACGGCATACGGGTGGATGATGGAGACGTACTCGGGGGACGTCCAACGCGCGCTGTACCATCTCAAGGCGGAGGTGTTTTTCCGCACGGTTATCCGCGGGTTTGGGCGCGCGCTCAACTCCGGCGAGACCGGGGAGATACTGACCGGCGCGGCGGAGTTTATTATCGGGAAGGCCTGCGCGCATCTTGGCGGGGATAAGTTCGCGAACCAGTCGATTATCGGGGTGGGGCGTCTGGGCAGCCGTGAGATCGCGGCGGGCTCGGACGCCGACGTGTTCTTCGTCTATCACGACGCGCCGGGGAACAGCGGCATTTACAGCGATTTTGTCCCGGAGTTGATGACCTTTCTCGAGAAAATCATCCCGATGGATGCGCGCCTGCGGCCCTACGGGCGGAATTCCGCGATCACGATTGACGAGGGGAGTTTCTACGAGTACCTGCGCACGAAGGGGGAATTCTGGGAGAAGGCCGCGTATGTGAAGGCCCGCCCGGTGGTGTTTCCCGGCGAAGGGGCGAAGGAACGGCTGAGCGCGGGGATGCGGGAGTTCGTGCTCTCCGGGAACATGAAAAACGATAAAAAAGAAATAGCCGCCCTGCGCGGGAAAATCCATAGCGCCTACACGAAGCCCGGAATGTTCAACCTCAAGAAAGACCCCGGGGGCTTGTTGGACGTCGATTTCGCGGTATTTATGGAGCTTCGGAAACGAGGTTTACGGGAATTCGATAACTCCACCGCGCGGAACCTCGAACTCCTCGGGATGGACGATGTTTCCGAAACGTACCGTTTTTACCGGGATATGGAGAATGTCCTGCGGATGAGCGGGACGGGCGATGGGAGCGCGGTCGATTTTTCGGACGCGCGTATGTGCGGGAAAATCGCCGCGCGGCTGGGATTCGGCGATACCGGCGAATGGAAGAAGCGGCTGGATGAGCGGATAAGCGGTGTTTTATCATTGGTGCAATAGAATCGGGTGTTTTTACGCGGCGCGAAAGAAAGAAATAATTTATTTTCCGCGGAATGCTTGAAATTTTAATGGATACGCTTTAATCTATAGGTGGTGGGGTTTCTGGAGGGAACGATGGCGAAAAATAAAATCAAAGTATTACTGGTTGCGAGCGAGGCGGTTCCTTTCGCGAAAGTCGGCGGTTTGGCCGATGTGGTCGGCGCTCAGGGTAAAATCATGCAGGAACAGGGCATCGATGTCCGTGTCGTGATACCCAAGTACCGGGTGGTCGGCGAGAATATCGAAAAGCTCGGACTGAAGGTCAAGCATAACTTCGATTTTACCATCACCATCGATACGCGCGAGGAAAAGGGCTGTGTGGAAGAGGTCGAGTACGCAGGGGTCACCTACTACCTGATCGACCGTCCCGAGTATTTCTGGCGCGACGGGATTTACAACGACACCCAGAGCAAGCAGGATTATCCCGATAATTTACGCCGTTTCATCTTCTTCAGCCGCGCCGTGATCGAGTGCGCTAAGGGAGTGGGATTCCAGCCCGATATTATCCATGCCCATGACTGGCAGACCGGGCTGATCCCCGTCTATCTCCGCACCGACTATAAGGCCGATTCCTTCTATCGCCTGACGAAGTGCATCTTCACCATACATAACCTCGCCTATCAGGGGATTTTCCCTGTCGAGATGTTCACGTTGACCGGGCTGGACTGGAAGTACTTCACTATCCACGGGCTCGAGTATTACGGGCACCTCAACCTGATGAAGGGCGGTATCGTTTATTCCGATATCACCACTACTGTCAGCGAGACCTACGCCAAGGAGATTCAGTCGCCGGAGTTCGGTAACGGGCTCGAAGGGGTCATGTCCGATAAGGCGATGTACGGGAACCTTTTCGGCATATTCAACGGGGTCGACTATACGGAATGGCACCCGTCGATCGATACGTATCTCAAGGAACATTACGCGATCAACTACGATATCAGCACACTCGATAAGAAGCAGCAGATCAAGCTGAAATATCTCGCGGAGAACGGGATCAAGAAGCCCGATGCGACGAAACCCCTGATCGGGATCATTTCGCGGTTGGTGGATCAGAAGGGATGGGACATCATTCTCGAGATAATCGACCAGCTTTTCAAGGAAGATATCTATTTCACGGTTCTGGGAACCGGAAAGTACGAGTACGAGAACCGTCTGAAAGCGGTCAAGAACAGCTATCCCGATAAGATGATTATCGATATCGGGTTCGATATACCGAAATCCCATTACATCGAGGCGGCGGCCGACATCTACCTGATGCCCTCGCGTTTCGAGCCGTGCGGGCTCAATCAGCTCTACAGTCTTTCCTACGGTACGATTCCCGTGGTACGGAATACGGGCGGATTGGCGGATACGGTTAAGGACGGTAAGACGGGCTTCGTATTCAAGAACTACAACCCCGAGGAACTGATGCTGGCGTTGAAAAAAGCGATCGACCTGTTCAGGAGTTCTCCCGATAAGTGGCGGAAGCTCATGGAAAACGCCATGAAAGAGGACTGGTCGTGGAAGAAGGCCGTCCAGAGCTATAACGGTATCTACGACAAATTGATGCAGAAATAACCCCGGGTAGAGTTCCATCCCGTTCATGCAAATAATCCGCTTCGACAGGCTCAGCGTGACAGTAACCTTGATCTGATCGGAATGCGTCGATTGCCGCGCTATAAAACTGATTTAAACGCGGTAGAAGCAATCCATATCAAATAAGGGCGGTTCCAAAAACTATTGATATTTATAGCAATAGTATTTATAATTCTTAATAAACACGCCCAATGGTCGCTTCCTTGTCCTCTTTTCCTTAGGCACCTTAATGGTGAAAAGAGGATTATTAGAAGTGACCATAATAAACAAACAATATCCGCTCGTCTTTAAATTACCGGCAAGAAGTGCAGTTTATCATCACGCGATAATAATTCGCTAATTATAGATTCGTCATTTACCGGGATATTTCGTTCGCGGGTAATGAAAGAAATATTTACGAGAATAGGATAATCAGGATAATCAGCACCAGAAGCGCAAATCCGCCTATCGCGAGGAACAGGACGAGATTGGGCTCTTTCTTGACCTTGGCGTCCTGCGGATTCATCATACCGGTATCCATAGCAGTCGCGGCCATCTGGTTCTGGAGATTCATCAGTTCCATTTTATCGGTTTTCGGCTTACGGGTGTCGCGCGCCGGATCGTATTTCTTAACCTTGAGGTTATCTTCCTGGATAGATTTTCCGTACACGCCGGGCCCGATATTAACCATGAGGGTATAGAGCTTTCCCTCGGTGGTGACCTTTACAACAGTCGCGGGAATAGGGATTACCTGGTGGTCGCGGCTGGCGTCGAGAAGGTCGATAAAATACTGGCCGCGGCTGGTTTCTTCGCTGATCTTCACGAGTATTTTTTCGCCCTCGGTGAGCTCGAGCAGGGAAATCCCGTTAATAGGCGCGAGCACGAGGGAGACGTCGAGAACAACAGCGGAATCGCCGAGATTGAGGTTATCCTGCTCAACCGGCGCGGTCTGTATCCCTTCGACCCCGCCTGTCTGCCCTGCGGTGCTCTGGCGGGCGCGTTTAACTTCTTCCATCTCGGCGGAATTGATGGTCTCCACGCCGATCTCGATCTTGATATTCTTATCGCCGGTGGGGCGCATCAGGTATTCTTCGATTATAGCGCTGGCTTTATTCAGTTGGGATTTTTTAATGGAGTGCCAGATATCGATACCGCGGCCCGTGCCCGGTTCGAACAAATCCTCGAACGTCGCCTGGATGTCATGCGTCAGGTTGGTAGCGAACTCGCCCTTCCATTTCATCTTGGCGATCAGGTCTTCCATCTCGTTCCACGGCATATTGATACTGTTCTCATATACGGTGCTGAAATGGGATGCGATGATATCGTAACGGTCGACATTTTTCGTGACATTATCCATTAGTATAATGAACAGTCCGAAAGAACTGGACGCCGGCGCTTTAAAACGGCCTTTGATAATCGTAAATGTCGCGTCGGTTTTGAAATCCACTTCCATGGGCATCCTCTCTTCATCGGAGCAGTTTAATTATCGGGGGACATATCCCTTTAGTATTTTAACTTTAAAATCGAACCTTTACAACTTTTTCCCGGCTTTTTTGATGCAATAACCAGTTTTTTTTACTTAATTGCCGTCTTATTCTATAATAATAAACTTTCAGTTATTGTTAATATCGGAATGCAAAAAGGACTTCTTAAATGAATATCATTCTTTATCTTGCCGCAAAGTATTTAAAATTCAAGGCCAGCGACCGGGGCATCTCCCGAATCGCGACTATCGCGTTTCTCACGGTGATGTTCAGCAGTACCGCGTCGGTGGTCATCCTTTCCGGGGCGAACGGATTCCATTCGAGCTTCAAGGAAAAACTGATGTCCCGCGACGCGCATATTACGATCCTCGGCTCGGATAACGGCATCCCCGACTACCGGAAGTATATCGACCAGATATCGCAGATAGACGGCGTCGAACGGGTGATTCCCTATTTCGATATACAGGGCCTATTGAAGGGCTCCCTCCGCGACTGGGGCTCGTTTGTCAAGGCTATCCCGGCGGACTATTACGCGAAGGACGATGGTTTCAAGAAAAGTTTCTATATCGAGCAGGGAAGTTTCGACCTCTATAATCCTCACTCGATCGTGCTGGGGAATAACCTCGCGCGCAATATCGGCGCGATGGTGGGAGATTATGTCTATCTCATCCTGTTCAGCGACGCGCTGCCGGTGAAGTATAAATTCAAGGTTACGGGGATATTTACCGCCGGGTACCAGGATTACGACTCCTCGCTGTCGTTCATATCGGTCGAGGAGGCGCAGGCGATCATGGGTATGCCCGATACGGTGTACGGGCTCGCGGTAAAGGTCAAAGACCCCTACGAAGTCGAGAAGTATATCGCGCCGATCTCCGAGGTCTGCCCGTTCACGAAGTGGACATGGAAGGCGCTGAACCGGAATAATCTGGTCGCCCTCGATAATGAAAAACTCCTGATGGAGATTATCCTGTTCTTCTTCTTCGCGGTGGTCTTCTTTAATATCCTGTCGACCATGATCGCGATGGTGCTGGATAAAAAAGAGGAGATAGGCATACTCAAGGCGATGGGGCTGAAGCCCGGCGATGCGATGCATGTGTTCCTGTTCGACGGATTCTTTATCGGGGTGTTCGGCAGTTTCCTCGGGATACTGCTCGGCATGATTATCACGATCGGGCTGAACGATATCCTGCACGCGATCGAGTATATCGTCGATTTCGTCAATCTGGGGGCATATTATATCGCGATGCTGTTTAGCCCGGTGCCGTATCCCGCGCATTTTGAATTCTTCAATAGTACGGTATATTATATATCGGGTTTCCCGATCAAGACCGAGTTCAGCGATCTGGTATTTACCATGCTTCTCGGTGTGACAATCAGCACGCTCGCGGTCGTATTCCCGGCGTGGAAGGCGGGAAAGATGCGGCCTGTGGAGGTACTTCGGAATGACTGACGATATTTTGATCCGCGCGGCGGAGATCAGTAAGACATACAAGACGATGGTCGACGAGGTCATGGTATTCGAGAAACAGAGTATCGAGATCGGGCGCGGCACCGCGGTGGCGATTATCGGGGAGAGCGGGCGCGGGAAGACCACGCTCCTCAATATCCTGAGCGGCCTCGATAACCCGTCGGAGGGTTCCATCCTGTTCGATAACCAGCGTATCGACGCGATGGACGAACGCGACCTCGCGGTATTCCGTAATAAGAACGTCGGGTTTATATTCCAGCACCATTACCTCCTGCAGGATTTCCATGCGCTCGACAATATCCTGCTCCCGCTGCGTATCGCGGGGGTGAAGCTGGACAGCGCCCGGCTTGAGAAAGTATGGGAGATGCTCGAAAAGATCGGCCTCAAGGATCGCGCGTATCATTTCCCTGACCAGTTGTCCGGCGGTGAACGCCAGCGAATCGCGATCGCGAGAGCGCTTGCCAATGATCCGTTGGTGGTATTCGCCGACGAACCTACCGGCAGTCTCGACCGCCGGAACGCGAGCGCGGTGGAGGACCTTCTCTGGCGCTTGAAGCTCGATTTTAACAAGACATTCGTGATCGCCACACATAACCCGGATATCGCGCATAAATGCGACCAAGTGGTCGAACTGAAATAGTGTGCTGCGCACGCTAATCCCGATATGAAAAAAACTACCGGTATCGGCAGTCATCCCGTGATGCCGAAGTGTCCCTCGACATCCCGCTAGGATGCGGGACAAGCGCTTGGGATGACGGGTCGTATGTCATTGCGAGATACGAAGTATCGAAGCAATCGATAGATGGAATAGACCGGACTGCATAGGGTTCCCTCGCGGTGACATCCCTCGACTGGCTCGGGATGACTGAGGGGGAGCACTCGGGATGACGTGGTGCATATGTCACACTGAGCTTGTCGAAGTGTGAGCGCTTGCCCCGCGCGCAGTGCGGGGTATCGAAGTGTGGCATGTCGAAATGTGAAATTATTATGCCAATGGCGCAATCGATAAATAAACATGAATTTATTATTCGTTTTAATAGGAGTTGTTTATGTCAAAGTGGGTATGGCTGAACGGCCAGCTAATCGAACGTGAGAAGGCTGCGATATCGGTGTTCGATCATGGGGTTTTATACGGCGACGGCGTATTCGAAGGGATTCGCTTCTATGACAGGAAGGTCTTTAAGCTCGACGAACATATCGACCGTCTTTTTAATTCGGCGAAAATCATCATGCTCGACATCCCTTACTCCAAGGATGAAATAAAGAAAGCGGTACTCCTGTGCTGCCGCGAGAGCGGGTTGTCCGACGGGTATATCCGCCCGGTGGTCACACGCGGAGCGGGCGCGCTCGGCCTCGCGCCGTGGAGATGCGGCAATCCCGGCATGTTTATCATCGTCGATACCCTTCAGCTTTACCCGAAGGAGTTATACGAGAACGGGATGCCGATTGTCACGGTGGCCACCCGCAGGAATATCCCCGAGGCGCTGAACCCGATGATCAAATCGCTGAACTATCTGAACAATATTATGGCGAAGATCGAGGCGAAAAACGCCGGCGCGGAAGAGGCGATTATGCTGAATAACGACGGGCATGTCGCGGAATGCACGGGCGATAATATATTTATTATCCGCGGCAATGTGATCTATACGCCGCCGGTTTCGGCGGGCTCGCTCCCCGGCATCACGATGGGCGCGGTCGTCGGTCTCGCTGCGGATATGGGTGTGAAGACGGTCGAGAAGCTGTTCACCCGCGCGGAGATGTATATTTCCGACGAGTGTTTCCTGACAGGCACCGCCGCGGAGGTGGTTCCTGTGATCAGTATCGACGGCCGCGTGATCGGCGACGGGAAGCCCGGCGCGCTGACCCGCAAACTGGTCGCGGCGTTCCAGGAATATGTCCGCACTTCCGGCACTCCGATTGAATGAAGATTCTTTCACGCGCCAAGCTGAACCTTTTTCTGGACATCACCGGTAAAGACCCGTCCGACGGCTACCATTATATAGACAGTCTATTTCAGGAGATTTCGCTCGCTGATGAGATACTGATCGAAGAGTCTGTCGCGGATTCGATAGAATTCCGGGGTATCGATATCCCCGGGACGGATACCACAGTCCACCGCGCGCTAAGGATGTTCCGCGATACGACCGGGGTCTTGCAGAAGTACCGGATTGTGACGGATAAGCATATTCCCACAGGCGCGGGGTTGGGCGGGGGGAGTTCCAACGCCGCGGCGGTACTTTCGGCGCTCGCGGAGATGAATGGCATACCCGCGCGGGAGCTAATTCCTGTCGGCGCGCGTATCGGCAGCGACGTGCCGTTCTTCTTCACAGGCGGGCTATGCCGGGTGCGCGGGAAGGGCGAACTGATCGAGCCGCTCGCGGGCCGTCTCGACGGGCTTCATTTCATAGTGGCGTATCCCGATATACATATCTCCACCAAGTGGGCGTACTCGCTGATAGACGGATACGGCACGGGGCTGGCGGAAGATGAAATATTGAAAAAAAGAGCGATTGATATTGATTTTTTACGAAAAATTATGTATAATAGGTTTCAAGGAAAAATTTTCGACGAAGAGGAGAAACTTTCCGCTTTAAAAGAGAAATTGGACTTAGAACTGCGGGCGGAGATATCTATGATGAGCGGAAGCGGTTCTTCTCTCTTTTTTGTTTATGAAAGCGAAAGAATCCGGGATGAAGTTTTTGAGATTATAAAAAACATATTTAACTATCGGTTTTTCCGATGTGATCCGGTTTATCGCACCGAGCGGTAAAAAGGTGTGTTCTTACAAATTCATCACCAGGAGGATGAACTCATGGAGATTACGGACATCAGGATCAAGAAGTTGGAAGGCGACAGCAAGTTAAAAGCTTACGCATCCGTGACGTTTGACGACAGTTTTGTGGTGCACAACATCAAAGTAATCGAGGGAAAGGGTGGGTTGTTTATCGCGATGCCCTCGAGAAAGACTCGCAGCGGTGAGATGAAGGATGTGACTCATCCGATTAATACTTCGTTCAGGGAGAAACTTCAAAGCGCTATCTTGGAAGCCTATCAGTCCGAATAGCGGCAGTTTTTTCGAAAGGGGAGAATGGGCTGAAATTCTGAGCTGACCAACTATATAGAAAAGATGGGGAGTGGTGCAATTGGCAGCACACTGGCTTTTGGAGCCAGGCGTTGAAGGTTCGAGCCCTTCCTCCCCAGTGTATATCGATAGGCCGGTTTTTCCGGCTAAGAATCGTTAGGGAATAAGGAAAGAACATGCCCGTTTCAAATTTGAAGATGTTGACCGGAAGGGCAAATCCGGTATTCGCGCAGAGAATCGCCGATTATATCGGCGTACCGATGGTCGATACGTTTATCACCGATTTCGCGGATAACGAGATATTTGTGAAAATCCGTGAGAATGTGCGCGGCAAGGATGTTTTTATCGTTCAACCTACCTGCAATCCGGGGTACAAGAACCTGATGGAGCTCCTGATTATTATCGACGCTCTGCGCAGGGCGTCCGCCGAACGGATCACGGCGGTCATTCCTTATTTCGGGTACGCGCGCCAGGACCGTAAGGCCGAGCCCCGCGTGCCGATTACTTCCAAGCTGGTGGCCAATCTGGTGACTGTCGCGGGCGCGGATCGTCTGCTGACTATGGATCTGCATGCCGCCCAGATACAGGGGTTTTTCGATATACCGGTGGATCATCTCTATGCTACGCCGGCGTTTTTGAAAAAAGCCCTGTCCCTCGGCGATATGAAGGACTTTGTAGTGGTCTCTCCCGATATCGGCGGCGTCGAACGTTCCCGCTTCTTCTCGAAGCTCCTCGGAACGAACCTCGCCATCCTCGATAAACGGCGCGAGAGGAAGAACGAGGCCGAAGTGCTGAACCTGATCGGCGAGGTCGACGGGTTGAATGTGATTATGATAGACGATATGGTCGATACGGCGGGGACGATATGCCAGTCCGCCGAGCTCCTGAAGAAGAAGGGCGCGAGGTCGATCCATGTTTTCTCCGCGCACGCCGTTTTATCAGGACCTGCCGCGCAGCGGTTGGGGGAGTCGCTGATCGACGGGATATATTTCACCGACACCATACCGGTGGAGGAGTCCAAGCTGAAGACGATCGGCCCGAAGATGGAGACCATTTCGGTGGCCGGACTTTTTGGCGAGGCGATAGAACGGATTCACCTCAACGAATCGGTGAATTCGCTTTTTGTAAACGAAACTAAAGTAAAATAATAATCGTTATTGAGCGACCAGGAGGATATTTAGATGTCAGAAGAATTTATTTTAAAAACGGAAGAAAGAAAAAAAATCGGAAAAGAAGAAGCTTTGAGGCTTCGTGACGATAAAATGCTTCCGGTTATCGTTTACGGCGCGGGCGTGGAAAGTCCGGTTCCGCTTTCCGTAAACTATGTGGAGTTCGAGAAGCTGTTCAACAAAGTGGGTAAGCATCACCTGATCACCATCGAGGTGGGCGGAAAGAAAGTGAAAGTAATTATAAAAGATTACAAATTTCATCCGATAACCCGCAGGTTCCAGCATGCCGATCTTCTCGCGATAACCGAAGGGAAGCCGTTTATCACGGAAGTCCCGGTGAACTATACCGGTACGCCGGTGGGCGTAAAAGAGGGCGGATCGATGCTGATTTTCACCAAAAAACTGAAAATCCGCACGACCCAGAAAGATCTTCCTTCATCGGTAGAGATCGATATCAGCCACCTGCAGCAGAAGCAGTACATGATTGTCCGTGAAATACTGGGCAAGTTCAAATTTCAGGTACTGACGAACGAGGGTAACGTCCTGATTGAAATCAAGGCGTAGTCTGAATGATGAAAACCCCGTTAACGGGAGGTTATTGTTGAAACTGGTAGTAGGTCTGGGAAATCCCGGGGAAGAATACGAGAGAACCCGGCATAATCTCGGATTTCAGGTTCTCGATAGATTGGCGGTGCGCCACGGAATAGTGGTGGACACCAAGAAAAAGAAATCTCTCATAGGCCGTTTTCGACTGGGCAAAGAACGTGTCATGCTCCTCAAACCTCAGACGTTT contains the following coding sequences:
- the glgA gene encoding glycogen synthase GlgA codes for the protein MAKNKIKVLLVASEAVPFAKVGGLADVVGAQGKIMQEQGIDVRVVIPKYRVVGENIEKLGLKVKHNFDFTITIDTREEKGCVEEVEYAGVTYYLIDRPEYFWRDGIYNDTQSKQDYPDNLRRFIFFSRAVIECAKGVGFQPDIIHAHDWQTGLIPVYLRTDYKADSFYRLTKCIFTIHNLAYQGIFPVEMFTLTGLDWKYFTIHGLEYYGHLNLMKGGIVYSDITTTVSETYAKEIQSPEFGNGLEGVMSDKAMYGNLFGIFNGVDYTEWHPSIDTYLKEHYAINYDISTLDKKQQIKLKYLAENGIKKPDATKPLIGIISRLVDQKGWDIILEIIDQLFKEDIYFTVLGTGKYEYENRLKAVKNSYPDKMIIDIGFDIPKSHYIEAAADIYLMPSRFEPCGLNQLYSLSYGTIPVVRNTGGLADTVKDGKTGFVFKNYNPEELMLALKKAIDLFRSSPDKWRKLMENAMKEDWSWKKAVQSYNGIYDKLMQK
- a CDS encoding DUF4899 domain-containing protein, whose amino-acid sequence is MEVDFKTDATFTIIKGRFKAPASSSFGLFIILMDNVTKNVDRYDIIASHFSTVYENSINMPWNEMEDLIAKMKWKGEFATNLTHDIQATFEDLFEPGTGRGIDIWHSIKKSQLNKASAIIEEYLMRPTGDKNIKIEIGVETINSAEMEEVKRARQSTAGQTGGVEGIQTAPVEQDNLNLGDSAVVLDVSLVLAPINGISLLELTEGEKILVKISEETSRGQYFIDLLDASRDHQVIPIPATVVKVTTEGKLYTLMVNIGPGVYGKSIQEDNLKVKKYDPARDTRKPKTDKMELMNLQNQMAATAMDTGMMNPQDAKVKKEPNLVLFLAIGGFALLVLIILIILFS
- a CDS encoding ABC transporter permease — its product is MNIILYLAAKYLKFKASDRGISRIATIAFLTVMFSSTASVVILSGANGFHSSFKEKLMSRDAHITILGSDNGIPDYRKYIDQISQIDGVERVIPYFDIQGLLKGSLRDWGSFVKAIPADYYAKDDGFKKSFYIEQGSFDLYNPHSIVLGNNLARNIGAMVGDYVYLILFSDALPVKYKFKVTGIFTAGYQDYDSSLSFISVEEAQAIMGMPDTVYGLAVKVKDPYEVEKYIAPISEVCPFTKWTWKALNRNNLVALDNEKLLMEIILFFFFAVVFFNILSTMIAMVLDKKEEIGILKAMGLKPGDAMHVFLFDGFFIGVFGSFLGILLGMIITIGLNDILHAIEYIVDFVNLGAYYIAMLFSPVPYPAHFEFFNSTVYYISGFPIKTEFSDLVFTMLLGVTISTLAVVFPAWKAGKMRPVEVLRND
- a CDS encoding ABC transporter ATP-binding protein; this translates as MTDDILIRAAEISKTYKTMVDEVMVFEKQSIEIGRGTAVAIIGESGRGKTTLLNILSGLDNPSEGSILFDNQRIDAMDERDLAVFRNKNVGFIFQHHYLLQDFHALDNILLPLRIAGVKLDSARLEKVWEMLEKIGLKDRAYHFPDQLSGGERQRIAIARALANDPLVVFADEPTGSLDRRNASAVEDLLWRLKLDFNKTFVIATHNPDIAHKCDQVVELK
- the ilvE gene encoding branched-chain-amino-acid transaminase; the protein is MSKWVWLNGQLIEREKAAISVFDHGVLYGDGVFEGIRFYDRKVFKLDEHIDRLFNSAKIIMLDIPYSKDEIKKAVLLCCRESGLSDGYIRPVVTRGAGALGLAPWRCGNPGMFIIVDTLQLYPKELYENGMPIVTVATRRNIPEALNPMIKSLNYLNNIMAKIEAKNAGAEEAIMLNNDGHVAECTGDNIFIIRGNVIYTPPVSAGSLPGITMGAVVGLAADMGVKTVEKLFTRAEMYISDECFLTGTAAEVVPVISIDGRVIGDGKPGALTRKLVAAFQEYVRTSGTPIE
- the ispE gene encoding 4-(cytidine 5'-diphospho)-2-C-methyl-D-erythritol kinase, producing MKILSRAKLNLFLDITGKDPSDGYHYIDSLFQEISLADEILIEESVADSIEFRGIDIPGTDTTVHRALRMFRDTTGVLQKYRIVTDKHIPTGAGLGGGSSNAAAVLSALAEMNGIPARELIPVGARIGSDVPFFFTGGLCRVRGKGELIEPLAGRLDGLHFIVAYPDIHISTKWAYSLIDGYGTGLAEDEILKKRAIDIDFLRKIMYNRFQGKIFDEEEKLSALKEKLDLELRAEISMMSGSGSSLFFVYESERIRDEVFEIIKNIFNYRFFRCDPVYRTER
- the spoVG gene encoding septation regulator SpoVG yields the protein MEITDIRIKKLEGDSKLKAYASVTFDDSFVVHNIKVIEGKGGLFIAMPSRKTRSGEMKDVTHPINTSFREKLQSAILEAYQSE
- a CDS encoding ribose-phosphate pyrophosphokinase encodes the protein MPVSNLKMLTGRANPVFAQRIADYIGVPMVDTFITDFADNEIFVKIRENVRGKDVFIVQPTCNPGYKNLMELLIIIDALRRASAERITAVIPYFGYARQDRKAEPRVPITSKLVANLVTVAGADRLLTMDLHAAQIQGFFDIPVDHLYATPAFLKKALSLGDMKDFVVVSPDIGGVERSRFFSKLLGTNLAILDKRRERKNEAEVLNLIGEVDGLNVIMIDDMVDTAGTICQSAELLKKKGARSIHVFSAHAVLSGPAAQRLGESLIDGIYFTDTIPVEESKLKTIGPKMETISVAGLFGEAIERIHLNESVNSLFVNETKVK
- a CDS encoding 50S ribosomal protein L25, which codes for MSEEFILKTEERKKIGKEEALRLRDDKMLPVIVYGAGVESPVPLSVNYVEFEKLFNKVGKHHLITIEVGGKKVKVIIKDYKFHPITRRFQHADLLAITEGKPFITEVPVNYTGTPVGVKEGGSMLIFTKKLKIRTTQKDLPSSVEIDISHLQQKQYMIVREILGKFKFQVLTNEGNVLIEIKA